The following is a genomic window from Spirosoma foliorum.
CGAATTAGGGTAGTCGAATAAATTTCCCTCAAGCCTTTACGTGTAAGTTCATGATAAACCCCATTTCCACTTACCGGGTCCAATTTCACAAAAACTTTACCTTCCATGATTTTGAGCGACTTATCCCGTATCTGAACAAACTGGGAATTCGAACGGTGTATGCTTCGCCCATTTTTGAAGCTGTTCCGGGCAGTATGCATGGGTATGATGCTGTAAATCCGGACCGGATTAATCCAGAAATCGGTACCGAAGAGCAACTAAAAGCAATTAGTCGTCAACTTCAAGAACTAGGGATAAACTGGATTCAGGATATTGTGCCGAATCACATGGCCCTCCATCCGGATAATGCCTGGCTGATGGACGTATTGGAAAAAGGGCAACGGTCGGTTTACGCGTCATTTTTTGATATTGACTGGACAAGCTCCGTTTACGAAGGACGATTGATGGTTCCTCTGTTAGGTGCCAATTTGGCCGAATGTATTAGCCGGGGAGAACTGTCCGTCGCTTATCAGGACAAGCGTTTCGTACTAACCTATCAGGACGCAATCTACCCGATTAATCTCCGCTCCTATAAGATTATTTTACAGGCTGATACAGACCGCGTAGACGAGTCGATTCAAGGGCTAATTCAGCAATTCGATAAATTAGATACCATTATTGAGCCCGAAATGTATGCCAGTTTTTGCGCTGAATTACAGGAGAATCTTGCTGATTTGTTGAAAAAACCGACTGTCGATGACTACTTGAAATCCGGTCTGAAAGCAGTGAATACGAATCCGGCGCTTATTTGTCAAATTGCTGATGATCAGGCGTATAGGCTGTGCTATTCTGGCGAAACCGAGTATCAGATTAATTATCGACGCTTTTTTACGGTCAATAACATGATCTGCCTGAACATTCAGGAGCTAGTCGTTTTTGAACACGTTCACCGTTACACGAAAAAGCTGCTCGAATCAGGTCTGTTTCAGGGGTTGCGTATTGATCATATCGACGGACTGTATGATCCCAGCCAATACCTGGATCGACTTCGGGAACTGGCCGGACCGAATGCATATATTGTTGTTGAGAAGATACTGGAACAGGGTGAAGAGTTGCTGCCGTACTGGCCAATTCAGGGGGCAACCGGCTATCAGTATTTGTCGCTTCTGAATAATCTGCTTACGCAAACCCGTAGCCAACAAGCCTTCACGCAGTTTTATCGGCAGTTGCTGGGAGAGAAGAAACACCTTCATCTGGAACTGCACGATAAAAAGGCCAGTATCCTGCACGAACACATGGGTGGGGAGTTGACCAATCTGCATCAGCTCCTGCTTGATTTGAACCTGATTGATACTGATCAATTAAAAGTCGTACAGCCTGAAACACTCAAAGCTGCCATTGGTGAGTTTCTGATTTGGTGTCCTGTGTATCGTTATTTCGGGAATGACATGCCATTGGATAATCAGGAAGCGAAGGCAATACGGGCTATTTTAGATCAGATACGAAGCCGTAAACCAGAACTGATATCCGCTCTTGATTTACTGGACGATGTGCTGTTGATAAAGCCACTAACCAGTGAGCCCGACTATAACAATCGGGCCCTTCACTTCTATCAGCGGTGTATGCAGTTTACGGGGCCGCTCATGGCGAAGGGCGTTGAAGATACGCTCATGTACACCTACAATCGCTTTATCGGACATGATGAAGTTGGTGACTCTCCGGAATTCTTTGGGCTGGCCATAGCTGATTTTCACCAGAAAATGTGCGAGCGGCAGGCCAGTTGGCCACTGGCGCTCAGTGCCACGTCAACACACGATACGAAACGGGGAGAAGATGTACGCAGCCGACTTAACGTACTAACTGATCTGGCCGATGAATGGATTGAAGAAGTAAACCAATGGCTACGACTTAACCAGCCCCTGGATGCTCCCGACCGAAATGATGAGTATTTCATTTATCAAACACTAGTGGGGGCTTACCCGATGCCGGGTGTAGATTCGGCTAATGAGCAAGTTGATTTCGCTGATCGTTTGACGGAGTATTTACAGAAAGCCTTGCGCGAGGCCAAGCGCTATTCATCGCATGCTGATCCGAACGAAGTTTATGAAGAAACTACCAAAACCTTTGCCCAGACGTTATTAGACCAGAAACGGCCATTTTGGACTCGTTTTCAAGCGTTTCACCAGCGCGTGGCCGATTTCGGGATTATCAATTCACTAGTGCAGGTGGTTTTAAAATGCACTTGTCCGGGAATTCCAGATGTTTATCAAGGTTGCGAACTCTGGGATTTAAGTCTGGTCGATCCCGACAACCGCCGACCCGTTGATTTCGAACAGCGCCAACGATGGCTTGATGAGCTGATATTGCTAGAGGCCAACGACGATTTGTGGCCTGAGTTATGGCAGAATCGCTACGATGCACGGATCAAACTCTGGTTGTTACATCGCCTTTTAACGGAACGAAATCAGCAACCTGAGCTTTTTGCCAATGGAGGCTACAAACCATTGTTGGTAGAGGGTTTTTATAAGGAAAACGTGCTGGCTTTTGCGCGCCTGTATCAGCAGTTGTGGTACGTGGTTGTTATTCCATTAGGACTGGCTTCGGTGTGCCGGGAGCAGCAAGTCGATGCCGTATCTTTAGACTGGAAAGACACTCGGCTAGTACTACCTGCCGATGCGCCTGTCCATTGGGAAAATCGATTAAATAAAGACAAAGGGAAGTGCCAGGGAGGAGGTATTGCGATTAAGGAGTTATTTACTTTTCTGCCGTTGGCAGTTCTGAAAGTAGATCATTGAGCACTAAAAATTCATCTGGCTGGGAAATGCTATTGGGTGGTATCGTTCGTAGTGAAATTTGATAAGATTGACGGAACGGCTAAACAATCTACTTAATCAATATATTATTAAGTGAGAACCTAGCCACTTTGTCATGAAGAGTAATGATCCTCATTCCCTTATTAAAGCCAATTTCAGATTTGCCAAGATACTTGTTATTGAAGATAATGATGATCATTGGCTACTGACCAGGCAAGCTATGGAGCAATCGCTCCCCGAAGTAACTCTTGTTCGGGTTGCTACGCCGATTCAAGCAATGACTCTTCTTAATGAGTGGCATTATCAGGAATGGGAAATTCCAAAACTGATCCTGTTGGATTTGTACTTGCCCAGCAGCGAAGATGGCTGGACATTACTTAAACAGATCAAGCAAATGCCTTCGCCGATCAATCAGATTCGCATTGTTATGCTCAGTTCATCGGAAGATAAAGCCGACATAGTAAAGGCCTATCAATTGGGCGTTTCTTCCTATCTGGTAAAGCCTACTACTTTTTCGGATTGGTTATTCTATTTTCAGGAATTACGGGCCTACTGGTGGGAAACGGTTAGCTTACCCCCCACACACTATAGTTTTTGAGTCAAGGGAGTAGTTTGATTCTGAGGATTTTATAGGATTCTTTCGATTCTATTCCCATCGATTATCAAAAAAGAATCGAAAGAATCCTATAGAATCCTCAGAATTAAAATGTCAGGACGATTTTTCCGGTTGTCCGGCGACTTTCTAATTGTTGATGGGCATCGGCAATCTGTTCAGCGGGGAGCACCTGGCTAACCGTAATTTTTAATTTTCCGTCGGCAATGAACTGGTTGATCGTTTCGAGATCACTGCCGCTGGTATGCACTTGTGTGCGTTCTGCTTTGATGTCGGGTCGGATAGCCAATACTTTATCCATAGCTCCATAAGCAATCGAAATCAAATGGCCGTTAGGTTTAAGAACCTTCGCAGAGGTGAAAACCGTATCGACACCGGCTGTATCGAAAACAAGGTCAACATCGCTCACCGCTTTTTCGACATCGGTTGTGGTATAATCGATAAACTCATCGACACCCAACGACCGGACAAAGGCTTCATTTTTACCCGAAGCCGTCCCAATCACATAGGCGCCAATTGCTTTGGCGAGTTGAACGCCTAAGTGCCCAACACCACCCGATGCCGCCTGAATCAGTAATTTCTGACCGGCTTCGAGATGCCCATGTTCAGTGAGCGCCTGCCAGGCCGTGAGTACAGCCAGAGGGGCAGCCGCAGCTTCTTCGAATGATAACTGAGTAGGTTTATGGGCCAGATTGTCGGCTGGAGCGGCAACGTATTCCGCATAGGCATTGCCCGGTTTGGGAAAGTTAACCATACCATAAACGGCATCGCCCGGCTTAAACGTCGTTACGTTGCTTCCCGTTTCTACCACTTCACCAGCCATATCCCAACCCAGAATGATGGGATGAGTATAGCTCTGCGAGTAGGGCGTTGTGCCGTTTCGCGTTTTAAAGTCGGCCGGATTTACCCCAAAAGCCTTGACCTTCACCAGAACTTCATCGGGAGTAATGGTTGGAGTAGGTACTTCCTGAATGGCGAAATTTTCGACGCCACCCCAATCGCTTAAAACAATCGCTTTCATAGGTAATGTTTATTGATAATGAGCAATGAATTATGAATAATGAGAAATGGATAATGCATAATGGCTGCTAGTGACATTATGCATTATCCATTTCTCATTATTCATTTTCTAATTTACTTCAGGTGTGCCCGAAGCATCCAGGCAATTTTTTCATGCTTTTCCATTAGACCCGTAATGTAATCACTGGTTCCGGCATCCTTATGCGCATCGGCAAACTCATTGATGTTTCCGCGAATGAATTCAATGATGCTTTCGTGGTCGCTCAACAGTTTCTTCATTAGGCTCCGACTATCGTTACCGTCTTCGTCCTGTTCGGTCAGGTGCGTTAGTTGCAGGAAATTCTTCAGCGTAGCGGGGGCGTAGTGGCCTAACTGGCGGATGCGCTCAGCTACATTATCCACAATCTCGGCCGACTCATTATAGAGCTCTTCGAAGTAGAGGTGTACCGAATGGAAATCCATCCCTTCCAGGTTCCAATGAGCGTTCAGCGTTTTTGTATACAATACAAATTCGTCGGCCAAAAGCTTGCTTAATTGATGAGCGACTACTTCTCTGTTCTCTGCTGAAATGCCAATGTTTGTTTTCATTTGCGAAGATTTTTAAAATAGTAAATGGTATATGTAACTCTGATAGAACACCAAAATGGTGATATGAAATTCAAAGAACGCTGATTTTTATGATTACCGGTGCTGTTTAAATAAGCTTTTCGCGGTGAACCGTGCCACGGTTCACCGCGAATCTTATTTAACGTGAATAATGGATAGTATCTGGAATTGTCAATTGATTTTCAGTTATTTATAATGTTATTTTTGTCATCCCGACCTCAGGAGAGATGACAAAAAACTAGTATAATTCTAATCATAACTCTCATAAAAATCAGCGTTCTATTTACTTGAAAATGAATAGGGGAAATCTTCCGGTTTGATGCCCCGTTGTCGATTGGGTGTTGTCGACATATCGAAGTCCAGTGTGGCTCCCTGTGTTAATTCTTTATGGCTCAGCCAGTTTTTTGAATAAGTTTTTCCATTCAGGCGTAGTGTGTTGATGTACTTATGCTGGTCGCTATTGTTAGGCGCTTTAATAATCAGCTCTTTGCCATTTTCTAATTTCGCTGTTACCTTTTTGAATAGGGGAGCCCCCAGAACGTACTGATCGGTTGCGGGACAAACAGGGTAAAAACCCATAGCCGTAAATACGTACCAGGCCGATGTCTGCCCATTATCTTCATCCCCACAATAGCCATCAACCGTTGGCAAATAGAGCCGATTCATCACTTCCCGAAGCCAGTATTGGGCCTTCCAGGGCTCACCGGCATAGTTATACAGGTAAATCATGTGCTGAATCGGCTGGTTTCCGTGGGCATACTGGCCCATATTGGCAATCTGCATTTCCCGGATTTCGTGAATAACGCTGCCGTAATAACTCTCGTCGTACACAGGTGGAATAGTGAAAACGGAATCTAGTTTTGTAACGAACTGTTGCCGACCACCCATCAGAGTAATCAATCCCTGCACATCGTGAAAAACTGACCAGGTGTAATGCCAGCTGTTGCCTTCGGTAAAGGCATCACCCCATTTGAATGGATTAAACGGCGACTGGAAAGTTCCATTCTGGTTCTTGCCGCGCATCAGCCCCGTCTGCTTATCAAATAAATTCCGGTAGTTCTGGCTCCGTTTCGCAAACCGGTCGATTTCGGCCTGAGGGCGTTTGAGGGCTTTGGCCAGCTGATAAATGGTGAAATCGTCGTAGGCATATTCCAGTGTTCGGGCGGCATTTTCGTTGATTTTTACGTCGTAAGGTACATAACCCAGCGTATTGTAATAACTGGCTCCCCGCCGACCAACGGCATCTAATGGCCCCTCT
Proteins encoded in this region:
- the treY gene encoding malto-oligosyltrehalose synthase encodes the protein MINPISTYRVQFHKNFTFHDFERLIPYLNKLGIRTVYASPIFEAVPGSMHGYDAVNPDRINPEIGTEEQLKAISRQLQELGINWIQDIVPNHMALHPDNAWLMDVLEKGQRSVYASFFDIDWTSSVYEGRLMVPLLGANLAECISRGELSVAYQDKRFVLTYQDAIYPINLRSYKIILQADTDRVDESIQGLIQQFDKLDTIIEPEMYASFCAELQENLADLLKKPTVDDYLKSGLKAVNTNPALICQIADDQAYRLCYSGETEYQINYRRFFTVNNMICLNIQELVVFEHVHRYTKKLLESGLFQGLRIDHIDGLYDPSQYLDRLRELAGPNAYIVVEKILEQGEELLPYWPIQGATGYQYLSLLNNLLTQTRSQQAFTQFYRQLLGEKKHLHLELHDKKASILHEHMGGELTNLHQLLLDLNLIDTDQLKVVQPETLKAAIGEFLIWCPVYRYFGNDMPLDNQEAKAIRAILDQIRSRKPELISALDLLDDVLLIKPLTSEPDYNNRALHFYQRCMQFTGPLMAKGVEDTLMYTYNRFIGHDEVGDSPEFFGLAIADFHQKMCERQASWPLALSATSTHDTKRGEDVRSRLNVLTDLADEWIEEVNQWLRLNQPLDAPDRNDEYFIYQTLVGAYPMPGVDSANEQVDFADRLTEYLQKALREAKRYSSHADPNEVYEETTKTFAQTLLDQKRPFWTRFQAFHQRVADFGIINSLVQVVLKCTCPGIPDVYQGCELWDLSLVDPDNRRPVDFEQRQRWLDELILLEANDDLWPELWQNRYDARIKLWLLHRLLTERNQQPELFANGGYKPLLVEGFYKENVLAFARLYQQLWYVVVIPLGLASVCREQQVDAVSLDWKDTRLVLPADAPVHWENRLNKDKGKCQGGGIAIKELFTFLPLAVLKVDH
- a CDS encoding response regulator, whose translation is MKSNDPHSLIKANFRFAKILVIEDNDDHWLLTRQAMEQSLPEVTLVRVATPIQAMTLLNEWHYQEWEIPKLILLDLYLPSSEDGWTLLKQIKQMPSPINQIRIVMLSSSEDKADIVKAYQLGVSSYLVKPTTFSDWLFYFQELRAYWWETVSLPPTHYSF
- a CDS encoding NADP-dependent oxidoreductase gives rise to the protein MKAIVLSDWGGVENFAIQEVPTPTITPDEVLVKVKAFGVNPADFKTRNGTTPYSQSYTHPIILGWDMAGEVVETGSNVTTFKPGDAVYGMVNFPKPGNAYAEYVAAPADNLAHKPTQLSFEEAAAAPLAVLTAWQALTEHGHLEAGQKLLIQAASGGVGHLGVQLAKAIGAYVIGTASGKNEAFVRSLGVDEFIDYTTTDVEKAVSDVDLVFDTAGVDTVFTSAKVLKPNGHLISIAYGAMDKVLAIRPDIKAERTQVHTSGSDLETINQFIADGKLKITVSQVLPAEQIADAHQQLESRRTTGKIVLTF
- a CDS encoding Dps family protein — protein: MKTNIGISAENREVVAHQLSKLLADEFVLYTKTLNAHWNLEGMDFHSVHLYFEELYNESAEIVDNVAERIRQLGHYAPATLKNFLQLTHLTEQDEDGNDSRSLMKKLLSDHESIIEFIRGNINEFADAHKDAGTSDYITGLMEKHEKIAWMLRAHLK